From Arcticibacter tournemirensis, one genomic window encodes:
- the istA gene encoding IS21 family transposase, with translation MNKLRQIIRLYCQGTGTKTINGMVGSSRTTVKKYVRVWHQLGITHEEFSAKSDSELSVLFMTSAAKTVNSPRRQELELLLPEYCKRLKKKGVTRELLHVEYLAKHPGGYGRSRFNNAIHTYLQLSKPVMHIDHKAGDKMYIDFAGSKLQFHPADGPERDAEVFVAILGCSQLTYVEAVESQRKEDLIRACENALHYFEGVPRAIVPDNLRSAVTKGSKYEAVLNDEFAAFAEHYSVTVVPARAYKPRDKSLVEGAVKLIYRSIYQRLEGRRFSDLESLNAAIRPALEIHNNKPFSGRSYSRREQFEEIEREALGTLNPIRYEVHKQVMATVMKNGYVRLGEDIHYYSVPYTYIGKKVKVLYTSAIVRIYFHYTQVAAHKRNRIKYHYTTDKEHLASQHRFLTEWTPEKFIQEAEQIHEDVARYIAQVLEHKAYPEQAYKSCSGILSFARRVGSDRLAGACRWADNIGQYNYPVIEEILRKRLDQLTPEDEPATIPLHNNIRGKEYYQ, from the coding sequence ATGAATAAACTTAGGCAGATTATCCGTCTTTATTGCCAGGGAACCGGCACCAAGACCATTAATGGGATGGTCGGCAGTTCCCGTACTACCGTAAAAAAGTATGTTCGCGTGTGGCATCAGCTTGGTATTACCCACGAAGAATTCAGTGCCAAGAGCGATAGTGAACTGTCGGTACTTTTCATGACTTCGGCAGCCAAGACTGTAAACAGTCCCCGGCGGCAGGAACTTGAGTTACTGCTTCCTGAGTATTGTAAAAGACTAAAAAAGAAGGGTGTAACCCGTGAGCTATTGCATGTGGAATACTTAGCGAAACATCCTGGAGGTTACGGACGATCCCGTTTTAACAATGCTATCCATACTTATCTTCAGCTTTCCAAACCTGTGATGCATATTGATCACAAAGCAGGTGATAAGATGTATATCGACTTTGCCGGGAGCAAACTTCAATTTCATCCTGCTGATGGTCCTGAACGTGATGCAGAGGTGTTTGTAGCCATATTGGGCTGCAGCCAGCTTACATACGTGGAAGCTGTGGAAAGCCAGCGCAAGGAAGATCTGATCAGGGCCTGCGAGAATGCCCTGCACTATTTCGAGGGTGTGCCCCGGGCGATCGTTCCAGATAATCTGCGTTCAGCGGTAACCAAAGGGAGCAAGTATGAGGCAGTGCTCAATGATGAGTTCGCAGCTTTTGCGGAGCATTATTCGGTAACTGTAGTTCCTGCAAGAGCTTATAAGCCGCGCGACAAGTCTTTGGTGGAAGGGGCTGTTAAACTGATCTACCGGAGTATTTACCAGCGACTGGAGGGCCGCAGGTTCAGTGACCTGGAATCGCTGAACGCTGCCATACGTCCGGCGCTGGAGATTCATAACAACAAACCTTTTTCTGGTCGCAGCTATTCGAGGCGTGAACAGTTTGAAGAGATTGAACGGGAAGCCCTTGGCACACTTAACCCAATACGGTACGAAGTGCACAAACAAGTCATGGCAACAGTGATGAAGAACGGTTATGTGCGCTTAGGCGAAGATATTCACTATTACAGCGTGCCCTACACTTATATTGGTAAGAAGGTAAAAGTACTTTATACCTCTGCTATAGTCCGGATCTATTTCCATTACACGCAGGTTGCTGCCCATAAGCGCAACCGGATCAAGTACCATTATACTACTGACAAAGAGCATCTGGCCTCACAGCACCGCTTTTTAACCGAATGGACACCCGAAAAGTTTATACAGGAAGCGGAACAGATCCATGAAGATGTAGCACGATATATCGCCCAGGTACTGGAGCACAAAGCCTATCCTGAGCAGGCTTATAAATCATGTTCCGGTATCCTGAGCTTTGCCAGACGGGTAGGCTCCGACCGCCTTGCCGGCGCCTGCCGCTGGGCCGAC